A genomic window from Pelagicoccus albus includes:
- a CDS encoding ribulose-bisphosphate carboxylase large subunit family protein, whose translation MMERIEARYWIETPFPVEKAASAMAGEQSSGTFVKVVGESEELTRRHAARVERIEQLESVAAPSLPVSGALGFVPAEYQRAFVTLSWPIENVGYHLQNVMATVAGNLFELSQFTGLRLLELGLPEAFYKKYVGPRHGVSGTRKLVSVSQRPMIGTIIKPSVGLSPKQTGKRVAELVEAGVDFIKDDELMGDPPHSPFEERVDAVMTVINELAQIQGRKAMYAFNVSGSIDEMLKRHDYVVSRGGTCVMASMNWVGMSGIETLATHSDVPIHGHRNGWGMFYRSPFMGVNYTVMQKIWRMLGVDHLHCNGLRNKFCESDESVVASAKACLDPLSGYGDRALPVISSGQWAGQASDTFESIGSPDLLYVCGGGIVGHPDGLKAGVNSVRSAWEAALQGVPLGEAMSASTDLQRAVEFFAKP comes from the coding sequence ATGATGGAACGAATTGAAGCGAGGTACTGGATAGAAACTCCCTTCCCGGTTGAAAAGGCGGCTTCTGCGATGGCAGGCGAGCAGTCCAGTGGAACATTTGTCAAGGTAGTGGGGGAGTCAGAAGAACTCACTCGGAGGCATGCGGCCAGAGTCGAGCGAATCGAGCAGCTAGAGTCGGTCGCCGCTCCCTCGCTTCCCGTTTCCGGGGCGCTTGGCTTTGTCCCTGCTGAGTACCAAAGAGCCTTCGTTACGCTTTCCTGGCCTATCGAAAACGTGGGGTATCATTTACAAAACGTGATGGCGACTGTCGCGGGGAACCTCTTTGAACTCTCGCAGTTCACGGGGTTGCGATTGTTGGAGCTCGGGTTGCCGGAAGCATTTTATAAAAAATATGTGGGACCTCGGCACGGCGTCAGCGGTACCCGAAAATTGGTTTCGGTGAGTCAGCGTCCTATGATTGGTACTATCATAAAACCAAGCGTGGGCCTGTCGCCGAAGCAGACAGGCAAGCGGGTTGCGGAGTTGGTAGAAGCCGGAGTGGATTTTATCAAAGATGACGAGTTGATGGGCGATCCGCCGCATTCTCCCTTTGAGGAACGTGTCGACGCGGTGATGACGGTCATCAATGAACTGGCCCAGATACAGGGACGAAAAGCGATGTATGCGTTCAATGTTTCAGGTTCGATAGACGAGATGTTGAAGAGACACGACTATGTCGTCTCTCGGGGTGGAACTTGCGTTATGGCTAGTATGAACTGGGTCGGAATGAGCGGTATCGAGACTCTCGCTACGCACAGCGACGTGCCGATTCATGGCCATCGAAATGGTTGGGGTATGTTCTATCGAAGCCCGTTTATGGGAGTGAATTACACCGTAATGCAAAAGATCTGGAGGATGCTTGGAGTCGACCACTTGCACTGCAACGGACTGAGAAACAAATTTTGTGAGAGTGACGAATCGGTAGTCGCTTCGGCCAAGGCTTGTTTAGATCCATTATCTGGGTACGGAGATCGTGCCTTGCCTGTCATCTCCTCGGGACAGTGGGCGGGACAAGCATCCGACACGTTCGAGTCGATTGGGTCGCCCGATTTACTTTACGTTTGCGGTGGAGGCATCGTTGGCCACCCCGATGGGCTAAAGGCGGGAGTAAACAGTGTGCGATCAGCATGGGAAGCCGCACTTCAAGGAGTCCCATTAGGGGAGGCTATGTCTGCGTCTACCGATCTGCAGCGAGCCGTAGAATTCTTTGCTAAGCCATGA
- a CDS encoding aldo/keto reductase translates to MTRNTSSPVNAFKRFSGDPIQKVQLNVFVIKYRQLGNSSIKISEWSLGCSGIGGPNQMDGGNWGWPNVSDESVLRSVELAVEFGVNHFDVADLYGQGRAERRLSWALRELGLRTENFIIASKVGFLKGTAEHPYDPWHMKRQCEQSLRNLGRDYLDIYYLHNAEFGEEDRWLEPAATALEQLQQEGKIRLKGQSAYSTSDFQKTIPVIQPTVIQSRSNLIDNYFTQPGSPVSKIMEKRNISFIAFSPLEQGLLAGAYHPAKPPKFERGEARLNNLRFKSDYLEKLQPKLDAVMAQFKISRAELPSIAIRYVLDQPSVAAVINGFQKPEDIKSSSKATERDLSSEEHTFLDNLFADLRHPL, encoded by the coding sequence GTGACCCGCAATACAAGTTCTCCAGTAAACGCTTTCAAAAGATTTTCAGGTGATCCAATTCAGAAGGTGCAGCTCAATGTATTCGTGATTAAATACAGACAACTCGGAAACTCCTCTATCAAGATCTCGGAATGGAGTCTTGGCTGCTCCGGGATCGGAGGTCCAAACCAAATGGATGGGGGAAACTGGGGCTGGCCCAACGTATCCGATGAATCAGTACTCAGATCTGTAGAGCTCGCAGTAGAATTTGGAGTCAATCACTTCGACGTAGCGGATCTCTACGGCCAAGGCCGAGCCGAACGCCGCCTTTCCTGGGCCTTACGGGAACTCGGTCTGCGAACCGAAAACTTCATTATAGCGAGCAAAGTCGGATTTCTGAAAGGCACTGCCGAACATCCTTACGATCCCTGGCACATGAAACGACAGTGCGAGCAAAGTCTCCGCAACCTAGGTCGAGACTACCTCGACATCTACTACCTGCACAATGCCGAGTTTGGCGAAGAAGACCGCTGGCTCGAGCCCGCGGCTACCGCTCTGGAGCAGCTCCAACAAGAGGGAAAGATCCGTCTCAAAGGTCAGTCCGCCTACTCAACAAGCGATTTCCAGAAAACGATCCCAGTGATTCAGCCCACCGTCATCCAAAGCCGCTCGAACTTGATCGACAATTACTTCACTCAGCCCGGAAGTCCCGTATCAAAAATAATGGAGAAACGGAATATTAGCTTCATTGCCTTCAGTCCCCTCGAGCAGGGATTATTAGCAGGTGCGTATCATCCCGCTAAACCACCTAAGTTCGAGAGAGGAGAAGCTCGCCTGAACAACCTTCGCTTCAAATCCGACTACCTAGAAAAGCTGCAGCCAAAACTCGACGCCGTAATGGCCCAGTTTAAAATATCAAGGGCCGAACTCCCTTCAATTGCTATTCGCTACGTGCTCGACCAACCGAGTGTCGCGGCGGTAATAAACGGGTTCCAAAAGCCGGAGGACATCAAGTCTAGCTCCAAAGCCACAGAGAGAGACCTTAGCTCCGAAGAGCACACTTTTCTCGACAACCTATTCGCCGACCTTCGCCATCCACTATAG
- a CDS encoding LacI family DNA-binding transcriptional regulator, with protein sequence MERPSQRLIAKKLGVSIAAVSLALRDTGTISPKLSAKIKAVAEEIGYKPNPILASLASKRFRNSEAHRGIPLTVLAFTRTALYNDGLSRRADELGYNLSFLSTSDLNRYSNPCKTLLNRGVQGLVVLGEIPHKYYRESFNWDEFSVVQCGRYANPMPFNVVRPNIFSALRLAYHKARDLGYKRIGFAVGRHDPIIQDDEARICAAYGFSILESDEKDRIEPYLEEMHEIDRFVEWAQRHRPDCVIGFHLGQCAGLIQAGIRVPEDMGFSCLHLLEGDTLGDEEPLTIAGVNQDQGEIARQTIDLLDQQIRHHVKGFVKKQMDVLIPSFWQDGDSLPDKSEPASGRLALYSPKKAD encoded by the coding sequence ATGGAACGCCCCTCCCAAAGATTGATCGCAAAGAAACTTGGAGTTTCGATTGCAGCGGTATCACTGGCCCTTCGCGACACTGGTACGATTTCACCAAAACTATCGGCGAAAATAAAAGCGGTCGCCGAAGAAATTGGTTACAAACCCAATCCCATCCTCGCCTCCTTAGCATCAAAAAGATTCAGAAACTCTGAGGCACATCGTGGAATTCCGCTCACAGTCCTGGCTTTTACCCGAACCGCTCTCTACAATGACGGGCTTTCCCGCAGGGCTGACGAGTTAGGATACAATCTGAGTTTCCTATCCACTTCGGATCTAAACCGCTACAGTAACCCCTGCAAGACTTTGCTCAACCGAGGTGTCCAAGGTCTGGTAGTACTTGGAGAGATACCTCATAAATACTATAGAGAGTCCTTTAATTGGGACGAATTCTCGGTCGTGCAATGTGGTCGCTACGCAAACCCAATGCCCTTCAATGTGGTACGGCCAAACATCTTCAGCGCTCTACGTCTCGCCTATCATAAAGCAAGAGATCTTGGATACAAGCGAATCGGCTTTGCAGTTGGACGTCACGACCCCATCATCCAAGACGACGAAGCTCGCATATGCGCAGCATATGGGTTTTCAATTCTTGAGTCGGATGAAAAAGACCGAATCGAGCCCTACCTCGAAGAGATGCACGAAATCGACAGGTTTGTGGAATGGGCCCAAAGACATCGGCCAGATTGCGTTATCGGCTTTCACCTAGGGCAATGCGCTGGGCTAATACAAGCTGGGATTCGCGTTCCCGAAGACATGGGTTTCTCTTGCTTGCATTTGCTCGAAGGCGACACGTTAGGGGATGAAGAACCGCTTACCATAGCAGGGGTCAACCAAGACCAAGGCGAAATCGCCCGCCAGACCATAGACTTGCTCGACCAACAAATCCGTCACCACGTCAAGGGCTTCGTTAAAAAGCAGATGGATGTACTGATACCCAGTTTTTGGCAAGACGGCGATTCCTTGCCAGATAAAAGCGAGCCCGCCAGTGGCAGGCTAGCTCTATACTCCCCAAAAAAGGCAGACTAG
- a CDS encoding Gfo/Idh/MocA family protein, whose product MIGAGFWSRFQVPGWLESNAVELVAVCDHDLGKARDLAERFGCPRAYSSVEELLDSEKLDFVDIIAGVDTHLPLALQAINRGVDVVCQKPLAESFRSARRMVEAAEAKGTRLFANENFRWQAQLRRVREILDSNLIGSVFKTRISFCSSFPVFENQPSLAELEHFIIADVGSHVLDVCRFLLGEAKSVYCQTLSVTPGIKGEDVANIFLEMESGGHCFVEMSYASILREEVFPQTLILLEGEKGSIELGANFEIQVATREGVSWEKVEPKIYPWADKDYAVLHSSVVDTQANILKGLQGLAAETTGIDNLETVRLVWASYESAKSHRVVELASFEG is encoded by the coding sequence GTGATAGGCGCTGGATTTTGGTCGCGCTTCCAGGTTCCCGGCTGGCTTGAGTCAAATGCTGTAGAGCTGGTCGCTGTTTGCGATCATGACCTCGGAAAGGCGCGGGATCTAGCGGAACGTTTCGGATGCCCTCGAGCTTACTCGAGTGTCGAGGAGTTGCTGGATTCCGAGAAACTCGACTTCGTAGATATCATCGCGGGTGTGGACACTCATTTGCCATTAGCGTTGCAGGCTATCAATCGCGGGGTGGACGTGGTTTGTCAAAAGCCCCTCGCGGAGAGTTTTAGGAGTGCTCGACGTATGGTCGAAGCTGCAGAGGCTAAGGGCACTCGATTATTCGCCAACGAGAACTTCCGTTGGCAAGCTCAACTGAGGCGGGTTCGGGAAATCCTAGATTCGAATTTAATCGGAAGTGTATTCAAAACGCGGATAAGCTTTTGCTCCAGTTTTCCCGTATTTGAGAATCAGCCATCATTGGCGGAGTTGGAGCACTTTATCATAGCAGATGTCGGCTCTCACGTTTTGGATGTGTGTCGATTTCTCCTAGGCGAGGCCAAGTCGGTATATTGTCAGACTCTCAGCGTTACACCCGGCATAAAGGGTGAAGATGTGGCGAATATCTTTCTGGAGATGGAGTCTGGTGGTCATTGCTTTGTCGAGATGTCGTATGCGAGCATTTTGCGTGAGGAAGTATTTCCGCAGACTTTGATTTTGCTCGAAGGAGAGAAAGGATCTATCGAGCTTGGGGCTAATTTTGAAATTCAGGTTGCCACTCGGGAAGGGGTTTCGTGGGAAAAAGTTGAGCCCAAGATTTACCCGTGGGCCGACAAGGATTATGCAGTGCTGCATTCCAGTGTCGTCGATACGCAGGCCAATATTCTTAAGGGGTTGCAAGGGTTGGCTGCCGAAACGACGGGTATTGATAACCTGGAGACGGTACGACTTGTTTGGGCCAGTTACGAAAGCGCCAAGAGCCACCGAGTGGTAGAATTAGCGAGTTTTGAAGGCTAA
- a CDS encoding Sip1-related alpha-galactosidase — protein sequence MPLNSKPESLILGLGTNSEWQPIASSNGEAWILKPRRIGQRDTDFGSLSFPDSKKHFIATRPGVFWMTPKWVKDPSSLENSKRGEDLGYVLVQREDNSCVLLLPIPTSTQRGRLFLRNGICAGLRSDPNTPPESPQPAFLIAHGTDPISLLASVIRITREILPSFKLREEKTVPNFVDTLGWCTWDAFYKEVDQEGVLNGVRKLKKGQHCPAFVIIDDGWQKVSQSDKLINTEADIDSFPDSLEGVIKQLKSEYGISFVGVWHALQGYWSGVAPEGEIGLRYATETVEGAPEAFEGWHKQFSSESRTHITAQDINRFYHAFYRELSESGVDLVKVDNQAQLEIFTDREDLAENKTCAAYQSAIQTAATQEMGGNLLHCMGQSTEIYCRLSEGNLARNSDDFYPQKPDTAQVDHIVQNAFNAPFTSQFCLPDWDMFQTYHPRAEFHAIARVISGGPLYISDKPDQTKHAMLDRLVLGQNRILRFSQPALPLARQFFNDPRRSKEPLVLINSHQAGFGAVAFFNCHPHETLDGKFKIEELTGFNAPQYAVLNHQDQSICYYSPREYIHCQLAPTNATLFSIAPVFYGQACLGISGKLNGIAALLAVEEFGRGSVRYTLSASAPVSFASTKKIRKVLLNGLELGRDKIHETVSGYTICIPEFPNHSCTLDVQTEISGT from the coding sequence ATGCCTCTCAACTCTAAACCAGAATCGCTCATCCTGGGGCTCGGCACGAACTCAGAGTGGCAACCCATCGCTTCATCAAATGGCGAAGCCTGGATTCTCAAACCCCGTCGCATCGGGCAACGCGACACGGATTTCGGATCCCTTAGCTTTCCCGATTCTAAAAAACACTTTATCGCCACACGACCTGGCGTCTTCTGGATGACACCTAAATGGGTAAAAGACCCCTCATCACTCGAAAATTCTAAGCGAGGCGAGGATCTCGGCTACGTCCTTGTCCAGCGAGAGGATAACTCCTGCGTGTTGCTCCTACCGATCCCCACTTCTACCCAAAGAGGTCGGCTCTTTCTTCGCAACGGAATCTGCGCTGGCCTGCGAAGCGATCCGAACACGCCACCAGAATCGCCCCAGCCTGCCTTCTTAATCGCCCACGGCACCGACCCAATCTCATTGCTCGCCTCAGTTATTCGCATCACGAGAGAGATACTACCAAGCTTCAAACTACGCGAAGAGAAAACTGTACCTAATTTTGTGGATACACTAGGATGGTGCACTTGGGACGCCTTTTACAAAGAGGTCGACCAAGAAGGCGTTTTGAACGGTGTACGGAAATTGAAAAAAGGGCAGCACTGCCCAGCCTTTGTGATCATTGACGATGGTTGGCAAAAAGTCTCCCAATCAGACAAACTTATTAACACAGAGGCCGACATTGATAGTTTTCCCGACAGCCTTGAGGGAGTCATTAAACAACTGAAATCTGAATACGGTATCAGTTTCGTCGGAGTTTGGCACGCTTTGCAGGGCTATTGGTCTGGAGTCGCACCCGAGGGAGAAATCGGTCTACGCTACGCTACCGAAACAGTCGAAGGAGCACCCGAAGCCTTCGAAGGCTGGCACAAGCAATTCTCATCTGAATCGCGAACCCACATAACAGCACAGGATATTAACAGATTTTACCATGCCTTCTATCGTGAGCTCAGCGAATCTGGAGTCGACTTGGTAAAAGTAGATAACCAGGCCCAACTGGAGATCTTTACGGACCGCGAGGACTTAGCTGAAAACAAAACGTGTGCCGCCTATCAAAGCGCCATTCAAACCGCCGCTACCCAAGAGATGGGAGGGAATCTGCTACATTGTATGGGACAATCGACGGAAATCTACTGCCGGCTTTCAGAAGGAAACTTAGCCCGCAATTCAGACGACTTTTATCCCCAAAAACCCGATACAGCCCAAGTCGACCACATCGTACAAAATGCCTTCAATGCTCCATTCACATCCCAATTTTGCCTCCCGGATTGGGATATGTTCCAGACCTACCACCCAAGGGCCGAGTTTCATGCGATCGCCCGCGTCATATCAGGTGGTCCACTCTACATCAGCGACAAGCCAGACCAGACCAAGCACGCCATGCTTGACCGTTTAGTCCTAGGCCAAAACCGTATACTCCGTTTTTCTCAACCTGCTCTTCCACTGGCTCGTCAGTTCTTCAATGACCCTCGCCGATCAAAGGAACCCCTTGTCTTGATCAATTCCCACCAGGCGGGATTCGGAGCGGTCGCCTTCTTCAACTGCCACCCCCATGAAACGCTGGACGGCAAATTCAAGATCGAAGAGCTAACGGGTTTCAACGCTCCCCAATACGCAGTGCTGAACCACCAAGATCAATCCATCTGCTATTATAGTCCCAGAGAGTACATACACTGCCAACTTGCGCCTACCAATGCTACCCTCTTCAGCATCGCCCCAGTCTTTTACGGTCAAGCCTGCTTGGGAATTAGCGGGAAACTAAACGGCATAGCAGCCTTGCTTGCTGTCGAGGAGTTTGGTCGGGGATCCGTCCGGTACACTCTGAGCGCCTCAGCCCCCGTAAGCTTCGCATCCACAAAAAAGATAAGGAAGGTTCTCTTAAACGGCTTAGAGTTAGGCCGTGACAAGATACACGAAACAGTGAGCGGATATACTATCTGCATACCTGAATTCCCAAACCATAGCTGCACTTTGGATGTGCAAACGGAAATCAGTGGAACGTAG
- a CDS encoding MFS transporter, which yields MIITRKTKIPLHWAFYAQLPLLMSIYGEFVINAPFLLLIKRFIDNPAAIMGLISLEIYISILGSPFISWLSDRVWTRWGRRKFFFTIADIGRGLCVLLMPFAPNLILLIALRWLFDAFSNFGSMTQALVYEVVPTPQRGRLAGFFQSSIQFGNLVFYFLLLGRFDDMYFMGPFDFATSVSGGAAMFWIAAIVLFAIAAYESLGFKEIKPPNRKTLQDDRKPGQSVFGYFITSFFRDVCSKDLLPLYLLAFVDVMVRINLGLFQPLQFTEQWGYSLQQFGNTVAIGVIFSVTFALFSGWFADRYGKMVTFVIASIGSLLVNLAFVIFLAIKPGHRPTLTEIVVFSNIEQIFSMVKAVIIFPLIMEYINRNRLGAANAGLQVMRTIFRSGMAVFVGVWILWWSLAFMPQAGYRVLTTYPEAITKAELAEELARSGLGSDEIMILPGEQGHKEGDPSQIWYLHKYDEQVQDLVEERKELTNKIAALETKLGSPMSDESHRTKMRAEVEADKLRLLETDSALSDGAAALNKQIASHTENKRTASGDQFLSATYSNNQLTLSLTAVGTADSELENRFPNDLDGPPIAQHLDEDSRLLRPEIEADFQEESVNISATFRPSFVFLYRVANRVLSDPNAAYELATVLQSIHDAELGRDEGLINFQASQEETDEKALSYELMLNQELDPQAIESLAATLQAERLIESAHYRELSPSRYRFALTTPSTERKDTATENASRIEEAENRLLQLLPRTGESIPSMVAAFYLRVTATLSSVPYNVIVPEHTTQALHKERVYEYFFSSRTLMILTDFIGFAIIALLVRLERKGKIHKYGVEEDENR from the coding sequence ATGATCATCACCCGTAAAACCAAGATACCGCTGCACTGGGCTTTCTACGCTCAGCTGCCGCTCTTGATGAGCATCTACGGGGAGTTCGTAATCAATGCGCCTTTCTTGTTGCTGATAAAGCGTTTCATAGACAACCCGGCGGCCATCATGGGTCTGATAAGCCTAGAGATCTACATCTCTATCCTTGGCTCTCCCTTCATATCTTGGCTCAGCGACCGCGTCTGGACTCGCTGGGGTCGCCGAAAGTTCTTCTTCACAATCGCTGACATAGGGCGAGGCTTGTGCGTCTTGCTGATGCCCTTCGCGCCGAACCTCATTCTCTTGATCGCGCTCCGCTGGCTATTTGACGCGTTTAGCAACTTCGGCAGCATGACCCAAGCGCTCGTCTACGAAGTGGTGCCGACTCCGCAACGAGGGCGACTGGCCGGCTTCTTCCAATCCTCTATCCAATTCGGCAACCTAGTCTTCTACTTTCTGCTACTGGGTCGCTTCGATGATATGTATTTCATGGGGCCTTTCGACTTCGCCACTTCGGTCAGCGGCGGAGCGGCGATGTTCTGGATAGCCGCCATTGTGCTCTTTGCCATAGCCGCTTACGAGAGCCTTGGCTTCAAGGAAATCAAACCGCCTAACAGGAAGACTTTGCAGGACGACCGCAAACCGGGCCAGTCCGTCTTTGGCTATTTCATAACAAGTTTCTTTCGGGACGTCTGCTCCAAAGACCTGCTGCCACTCTACCTACTGGCGTTTGTTGATGTAATGGTGCGCATCAACCTAGGGCTCTTCCAACCCCTGCAATTCACCGAACAGTGGGGCTACTCGCTTCAGCAATTTGGGAACACGGTAGCGATAGGTGTGATCTTCTCCGTCACCTTCGCCCTCTTCTCCGGCTGGTTTGCGGACCGCTATGGAAAGATGGTTACCTTCGTGATCGCTTCTATCGGGTCGCTATTGGTCAATTTGGCTTTCGTAATCTTCCTTGCCATCAAGCCTGGACACCGACCGACGCTTACCGAGATCGTCGTCTTCTCGAACATCGAGCAGATTTTTTCCATGGTCAAAGCGGTGATCATATTCCCCTTGATCATGGAATACATCAACCGCAACCGGCTAGGGGCAGCCAACGCGGGGCTGCAAGTCATGAGAACGATATTCCGATCAGGGATGGCTGTATTTGTGGGAGTTTGGATTCTCTGGTGGTCTCTAGCCTTTATGCCTCAAGCAGGCTATCGCGTGCTCACGACCTACCCGGAAGCTATCACAAAGGCTGAGCTTGCCGAAGAGCTTGCGCGGTCCGGACTCGGCAGCGATGAAATCATGATCCTGCCCGGAGAACAGGGACACAAGGAAGGCGATCCAAGCCAGATTTGGTATTTGCACAAGTATGACGAGCAAGTCCAAGATCTAGTCGAAGAGCGCAAAGAGCTTACCAACAAAATAGCAGCTTTGGAGACAAAGCTCGGCTCTCCCATGAGCGACGAATCGCACCGGACAAAAATGCGTGCAGAGGTGGAAGCGGACAAGCTACGCTTGTTGGAGACAGATTCCGCACTTTCCGATGGAGCCGCCGCCCTCAATAAGCAAATAGCCTCCCACACGGAAAACAAACGCACCGCCTCGGGTGACCAATTCCTTTCAGCTACGTATTCAAATAATCAGCTCACCCTTTCGCTCACCGCCGTCGGCACAGCCGATTCCGAACTAGAAAACAGATTTCCAAACGACTTGGATGGACCGCCCATCGCACAACACCTTGATGAGGATTCCCGATTGCTCAGGCCCGAAATCGAGGCTGACTTCCAGGAAGAATCCGTCAATATATCCGCAACCTTCCGCCCGTCGTTTGTATTTTTATACCGCGTTGCCAACCGGGTCTTATCCGACCCCAACGCCGCCTACGAATTGGCTACCGTCTTACAGAGCATCCACGACGCAGAGCTCGGCCGAGACGAAGGACTGATAAATTTCCAAGCCTCCCAAGAAGAAACAGACGAAAAAGCCCTAAGCTACGAGCTAATGCTGAATCAAGAGCTCGATCCACAAGCGATCGAAAGCCTAGCCGCCACTCTTCAAGCAGAACGCCTCATCGAATCGGCCCACTACAGGGAACTCTCACCTTCACGCTATCGATTCGCCCTCACTACGCCGTCCACAGAGCGAAAAGATACTGCTACCGAAAATGCAAGTCGCATAGAGGAGGCAGAAAACCGACTACTGCAATTACTGCCCCGAACAGGTGAAAGCATTCCGAGCATGGTCGCAGCGTTTTATCTTAGGGTCACCGCTACACTGTCCTCGGTCCCCTACAATGTGATCGTACCCGAACACACGACCCAAGCCCTCCACAAGGAGCGCGTTTACGAGTACTTCTTCTCCAGCCGAACCCTTATGATCCTTACTGATTTCATCGGCTTTGCTATTATCGCCTTGCTCGTTCGACTCGAACGGAAAGGCAAAATCCACAAGTACGGTGTGGAGGAGGACGAAAACCGATGA